The proteins below are encoded in one region of Campylobacter helveticus:
- a CDS encoding RNA pyrophosphohydrolase: protein MQKTKKYRPNVAAIVLSSAYPFECRLFVGKRSDMEDIWQFPQGGIDEGESAREALIRELKEEIGTKELEVIAEYPEWLSYDFPSKVVSKMYPYDGQIQKYFLVRLKPNAKINLNTKHPEFDDYRFVSKKEFFELVNHFKKRIYMQVIKYFEEKGYI, encoded by the coding sequence GTGCAAAAAACTAAAAAATATCGTCCTAATGTCGCTGCAATTGTCCTTTCTAGTGCTTATCCTTTTGAGTGTAGGCTTTTTGTGGGAAAAAGAAGTGATATGGAGGATATTTGGCAATTTCCACAAGGCGGCATTGATGAGGGGGAGAGTGCAAGAGAGGCTTTAATTAGGGAGCTTAAAGAAGAGATAGGCACAAAAGAGCTTGAAGTCATCGCCGAGTATCCTGAGTGGTTGAGTTATGATTTTCCTAGTAAGGTTGTTTCTAAAATGTATCCTTATGATGGGCAAATTCAAAAATATTTTTTGGTGCGTTTGAAGCCAAATGCTAAGATAAATTTAAACACTAAGCACCCTGAATTTGATGATTATCGTTTTGTAAGCAAAAAGGAATTTTTTGAGCTGGTTAATCATTTTAAAAAAAGGATTTATATGCAGGTGATTAAATATTTTGAGGAGAAAGGTTATATCTAA
- a CDS encoding nitroreductase family protein, whose protein sequence is MSLEIFKTRYSCRNFKKEALKEEHLKEILEVARLSPSSLGLEPWKFLVVRDAKKKEELSFIANHQSHIKDAAAVIIILSRLDFAEYFEEKLRQRKMREEELQKRLSLYKPFLQNMDKKAKIAYAREQAYIALAGILYAANALNIATCTIGGFDAEKLNAYLKLDTNKELSTLMIALGYSDDKDLPSKSRFKFDEVVQFLD, encoded by the coding sequence ATGAGTTTAGAAATTTTTAAAACAAGATATTCTTGTAGGAATTTTAAAAAAGAGGCACTTAAGGAAGAGCATTTAAAAGAAATTTTAGAAGTGGCTAGGCTAAGTCCTAGTTCTTTAGGGCTTGAGCCTTGGAAATTTCTTGTCGTAAGAGACGCTAAGAAAAAGGAAGAATTAAGCTTCATTGCAAATCATCAAAGCCATATAAAAGATGCTGCGGCTGTTATCATCATACTTTCAAGGCTTGATTTTGCGGAGTATTTTGAAGAAAAGTTAAGACAAAGAAAAATGCGTGAAGAAGAACTTCAAAAACGCCTTAGCCTTTATAAACCCTTTTTGCAAAATATGGACAAAAAAGCAAAAATTGCTTATGCAAGAGAGCAAGCGTATATCGCATTAGCTGGAATTTTATATGCTGCAAATGCTTTAAATATCGCGACTTGCACCATAGGGGGTTTTGATGCGGAAAAGCTTAATGCCTACTTAAAACTTGACACAAATAAAGAGCTTTCAACGCTAATGATAGCCCTTGGATATAGTGATGATAAAGATTTGCCAAGTAAGAGTCGTTTTAAATTTGATGAGGTAGTGCAGTTTTTAGATTGA
- a CDS encoding aspartate kinase, whose translation MLIVQKYGGTSVGDLERIDAVARRVIESVKAGNELVVVVSAMSGVTNSLIEQAEHFSKNPNGADMDMLLSSGERVTSALLSIALNELGYKAVSFSGRKAGIITNSVFTKARIKHIDTSAIKAALKEGKIVIIAGFQGVDEEGNVTTLGRGGSDLSAVAVAGALDADLCEIYTDVDGVYTTDPRIEPKAKKLDKISYEEMLELASLGAKVLQNRSVELAKKLNVNLVTRSSFNNNEGTMITKEDGMEQALVSGIALDRNQARITLRNIEDKPGIAAEIFLSLARANINVDMIIQNVGTNGATNLGFTVPENELELAKKTMKEILGDKVLLESDNAVVKVSVVGVGMKSHSGVASTAFKALADEGINIGMISTSEIKISMIVHEKYGELAVRALHEVYGLDK comes from the coding sequence ATGCTAATAGTTCAAAAATATGGCGGAACGAGCGTTGGGGATTTGGAGCGCATTGATGCGGTGGCTAGACGCGTAATAGAGAGCGTAAAGGCTGGAAATGAGCTTGTGGTGGTTGTTTCTGCGATGAGTGGGGTTACAAATAGCCTCATTGAACAAGCCGAGCATTTTAGTAAAAATCCCAACGGAGCGGATATGGATATGCTTTTAAGCAGTGGAGAGAGGGTAACTTCAGCACTTTTATCCATAGCTTTAAATGAATTAGGCTATAAGGCTGTGTCTTTTTCTGGTAGAAAGGCGGGTATTATTACTAATAGCGTTTTTACCAAGGCTAGGATAAAGCACATTGACACAAGTGCTATAAAGGCAGCTTTGAAAGAGGGTAAAATCGTCATCATCGCAGGCTTTCAAGGCGTAGATGAAGAGGGAAATGTAACGACTTTGGGGCGTGGAGGAAGCGACTTAAGTGCTGTGGCTGTGGCTGGGGCTTTGGATGCGGATTTATGTGAAATTTATACCGATGTTGATGGGGTTTATACAACGGACCCGCGTATCGAACCTAAGGCTAAGAAGCTTGACAAAATTTCGTATGAAGAGATGTTAGAGCTTGCAAGTTTGGGTGCGAAGGTCTTGCAAAATCGCTCTGTTGAGCTTGCTAAAAAGCTAAATGTAAATTTGGTTACAAGAAGTAGTTTTAATAATAATGAGGGAACAATGATAACAAAAGAAGATGGAATGGAACAAGCTTTAGTTAGTGGCATAGCGCTTGATAGAAATCAAGCAAGAATCACTTTAAGAAATATCGAGGATAAACCGGGCATTGCGGCTGAGATTTTTTTAAGTCTTGCTAGGGCAAATATTAATGTCGATATGATAATCCAAAATGTCGGCACAAATGGTGCGACAAATTTGGGCTTTACCGTGCCTGAAAATGAGCTTGAGTTAGCTAAAAAAACGATGAAAGAGATATTGGGCGATAAGGTTTTACTAGAAAGCGATAATGCTGTGGTTAAAGTTTCTGTTGTGGGAGTGGGGATGAAATCGCACTCAGGTGTAGCTTCTACGGCGTTTAAAGCCTTAGCAGATGAGGGCATTAACATAGGAATGATTTCTACAAGCGAGATAAAAATTTCAATGATAGTGCATGAAAAATATGGAGAATTAGCCGTTCGTGCGTTACACGAGGTTTATGGGCTTGATAAATGA
- a CDS encoding NAD(P)H-dependent oxidoreductase, whose amino-acid sequence MNFKDLLEKRHACKLFNDTKIPEKDLKFILECGVLAPSSHGFEPWKFFVLKDRQEELSKLCLNQQNVATASHNVILVARKDLREKDAFARTQIRRFAGSSEENFQKILQIYTHKTNKMSEKELYEYSKLQCYLALMQMSLAAMSIGVDSCMIGGFEKEKIDAFLGLEEPFETAVILSLGYKKNEPKYAKIRLKFDEVVEYL is encoded by the coding sequence ATGAATTTTAAGGACCTGCTAGAAAAACGCCACGCGTGTAAGCTTTTTAACGATACAAAAATCCCAGAAAAAGATTTGAAATTTATACTAGAATGTGGGGTTTTAGCTCCAAGTTCTCACGGCTTTGAGCCTTGGAAATTTTTTGTTTTAAAAGATAGGCAGGAAGAGCTTTCTAAGCTTTGTTTAAATCAGCAAAATGTCGCCACTGCAAGCCATAATGTCATTTTAGTCGCTAGAAAAGACTTGAGGGAAAAAGATGCTTTTGCAAGAACACAAATCCGCCGTTTTGCTGGAAGTAGCGAAGAAAATTTTCAAAAAATTTTACAAATTTACACACATAAAACAAACAAAATGAGCGAAAAAGAGCTTTATGAATACTCTAAACTTCAGTGCTATCTAGCTCTAATGCAAATGAGCTTGGCTGCGATGAGTATAGGCGTGGATAGCTGTATGATAGGGGGTTTTGAAAAAGAAAAAATTGACGCGTTTTTGGGGCTTGAAGAGCCTTTTGAAACGGCTGTTATTTTATCTTTGGGCTATAAGAAAAATGAACCCAAATATGCTAAAATCCGCCTGAAATTTGATGAGGTTGTGGAGTATTTATGA
- a CDS encoding DNA polymerase III subunit delta': MFISKIVISDDFDGVREEMLTQFGANALRFIPKSVPNEFLLEDARAVEKESYIAESSEKIIVLMAHSFRHEAQNFLLKLLEEPPKNIKFLIVVPSKNLLLPTIKSRLICEKRKKQKVEMKLDLELEKLDLKMIYEFLKENENLDKNTLGELIIKLSRESLKVKDFSEEELEFFYETYELSKLNSKAQILLATLLLNLYEKKPK, translated from the coding sequence ATGTTTATCAGTAAAATTGTAATCAGTGATGATTTTGATGGGGTGAGAGAGGAAATGCTCACTCAATTTGGAGCAAATGCTTTAAGATTTATCCCAAAAAGTGTGCCAAATGAATTTTTGCTTGAAGACGCAAGGGCTGTGGAAAAGGAAAGTTACATTGCAGAAAGTAGCGAGAAAATCATCGTTTTAATGGCACATTCTTTCCGTCACGAAGCACAAAATTTCTTACTTAAACTTCTTGAAGAACCGCCTAAAAATATTAAATTTTTAATCGTCGTCCCCTCCAAAAATTTGCTTTTGCCCACCATTAAATCACGCCTAATTTGCGAAAAAAGAAAAAAACAAAAGGTGGAGATGAAATTAGATTTAGAGCTTGAGAAGCTTGATTTAAAAATGATTTATGAATTTTTGAAAGAAAACGAAAATTTGGACAAAAATACTTTGGGTGAGTTGATTATAAAACTGAGCCGAGAAAGTCTTAAAGTAAAGGATTTTAGTGAGGAGGAGCTTGAGTTTTTTTATGAGACTTATGAGCTTTCAAAATTAAATTCAAAAGCACAAATTTTACTTGCCACGCTTTTATTAAATTTATACGAAAAGAAGCCAAAATGA
- a CDS encoding DUF4879 domain-containing protein, producing the protein MANFDKALEAMKKAYEANKNNNKAMKAPAPAVYYVAVLGVVSEQGGREELAENQTATNNDHGGNPFVVHTLVLGYGGGSNDRAKFAGNEAVQLSSEGMDYTGDNIIDGWYDIWDISKPANSSGTFEFASRSINAPGNSMSTSIQIR; encoded by the coding sequence ATGGCGAATTTTGATAAAGCTTTAGAGGCGATGAAAAAAGCTTATGAGGCTAATAAAAATAATAATAAAGCAATGAAAGCTCCTGCCCCTGCTGTTTATTATGTTGCGGTGTTGGGAGTGGTATCTGAGCAAGGTGGAAGAGAAGAATTGGCAGAAAACCAAACGGCTACCAACAATGACCACGGTGGTAATCCATTTGTGGTGCATACTCTTGTGTTGGGCTATGGGGGTGGTAGCAATGATAGAGCCAAATTTGCAGGTAATGAAGCGGTGCAGTTAAGCTCAGAGGGAATGGATTACACGGGTGATAATATTATTGATGGTTGGTATGACATTTGGGATATTTCTAAACCTGCTAATTCTAGTGGAACTTTTGAATTCGCTTCTCGTTCTATTAATGCACCGGGAAATTCAATGAGCACAAGTATTCAAATTAGGTAA
- the ligA gene encoding NAD-dependent DNA ligase LigA codes for MNEYLKKVELANLWMRAYYEKDEPLASDEEYDKLIRELKEFEAQNPNLISKDSPTQKIAPVIQSKFKKNKHLSKMWSMEDVFDEVELRAWAKRARCEEGFFIEPKFDGASLNLLYENGTLVSAATRGDGEVGEDVSLNVKEIESIPQNIPYKGKIEIRGEVVILKEDFEKLNEKRAKEGLNLFANPRNAASGSLRQLDTGITKERNLKFYPWGVGENSLHFETHSELMHFVRELGFLKDEFVKLCVNLDEVLLCYKELLALRDLKPMMMDGMVVRVDKLALCKELGYTVKYPKFMAAFKFPALEKSTRLIGVSLQVGRSGVVTPVAVLEPVNLDGVMVKSASLHNFDEIERLDIRIKDSVSVIRSGDVIPKITRVFKERRGEDAVKIERPKFCPECESELLDEGALIKCQNLDCRARLVNSIIYFVSKKCLNIDGLGESIVELLYEKQKIRTIESIFYLKSQDFEGLEGFKEKKISKLLSAIEAAKTCPLYRFITALGIEHIGEVAAKKLALSFDKEWHKKSFEEYKNLEGFGEQMALSLAEFARVNEARIEAFYKLLNLQNEQQEINTQSEFYEKTFVITGTLSRPREEFKAQIEALGGKVSSSVSKKTHFVLFGEDAGSKLQKARELGVRCIEEAEFNAMVKI; via the coding sequence ATGAATGAGTATTTAAAAAAGGTCGAGCTTGCAAATTTATGGATGAGGGCATATTATGAAAAAGATGAGCCTTTGGCTAGTGATGAAGAATACGATAAATTAATAAGAGAACTGAAAGAATTTGAAGCGCAAAATCCAAATTTAATTTCTAAAGATTCTCCCACGCAAAAAATCGCTCCAGTGATACAAAGTAAATTTAAAAAAAATAAGCATTTGAGCAAAATGTGGTCTATGGAGGATGTTTTTGATGAGGTAGAGCTTAGAGCTTGGGCGAAGAGGGCTAGGTGTGAAGAAGGCTTTTTTATCGAGCCTAAATTTGATGGGGCGAGTTTAAATTTGCTTTATGAAAATGGGACTTTAGTCAGTGCTGCGACTAGAGGGGATGGCGAGGTAGGCGAGGATGTCAGCCTTAATGTGAAAGAGATAGAAAGTATCCCTCAAAATATCCCTTATAAAGGCAAAATCGAAATTCGCGGGGAAGTGGTGATTTTAAAGGAAGATTTTGAAAAGCTAAATGAAAAAAGGGCTAAAGAGGGCTTAAATCTTTTCGCAAATCCTAGAAATGCTGCAAGTGGGAGTTTGAGACAGCTTGATACAGGTATTACTAAGGAAAGAAATTTGAAATTTTATCCTTGGGGTGTGGGGGAAAATTCGCTTCATTTTGAAACACATAGTGAGCTAATGCACTTTGTAAGAGAACTTGGCTTTTTAAAAGATGAATTTGTAAAGCTTTGTGTTAATTTAGATGAGGTTTTGCTTTGCTATAAAGAGCTTTTAGCTTTGAGAGATTTAAAGCCTATGATGATGGATGGTATGGTTGTGAGGGTGGATAAATTAGCACTTTGCAAAGAACTTGGCTACACGGTAAAATATCCTAAATTTATGGCAGCTTTTAAATTTCCAGCACTTGAAAAAAGCACACGGTTAATAGGCGTAAGTTTGCAAGTGGGACGCAGTGGAGTGGTAACGCCTGTGGCGGTTTTAGAGCCTGTGAATTTGGACGGAGTCATGGTAAAATCAGCTTCTTTACATAATTTTGATGAGATAGAAAGGCTTGATATACGCATAAAAGATAGCGTGAGCGTGATACGAAGCGGGGATGTTATCCCTAAAATCACGAGAGTTTTTAAAGAGCGAAGGGGCGAAGATGCCGTTAAAATAGAGCGTCCAAAATTTTGCCCTGAGTGCGAAAGTGAGCTTTTAGACGAGGGTGCTTTGATAAAATGTCAAAATTTAGACTGCAGGGCAAGGCTTGTTAATTCCATTATCTATTTTGTTTCTAAAAAGTGTTTAAATATAGACGGGCTTGGAGAAAGCATTGTGGAGCTTTTATATGAAAAGCAAAAAATTCGCACAATAGAAAGTATTTTTTATCTTAAATCCCAAGATTTTGAGGGGCTTGAGGGTTTTAAAGAGAAAAAGATTTCCAAGCTTTTAAGTGCCATTGAGGCGGCAAAAACCTGTCCGCTTTACCGCTTTATCACGGCACTTGGGATTGAGCATATCGGTGAGGTTGCGGCGAAAAAATTAGCTTTAAGTTTTGATAAAGAGTGGCACAAAAAAAGCTTTGAAGAATATAAAAATTTAGAGGGTTTTGGCGAACAAATGGCTTTGAGCCTAGCGGAATTTGCAAGGGTAAATGAGGCAAGAATTGAAGCTTTTTATAAGCTTTTAAATTTGCAAAACGAACAACAAGAGATTAACACTCAAAGCGAATTTTATGAAAAAACTTTTGTCATCACTGGCACACTTTCACGCCCAAGAGAAGAATTTAAGGCGCAAATTGAAGCACTTGGTGGTAAGGTAAGCTCCTCCGTGTCTAAAAAAACGCATTTTGTGCTTTTTGGTGAGGATGCTGGCTCAAAGCTTCAAAAAGCAAGAGAGCTTGGCGTAAGGTGCATTGAAGAGGCTGAGTTTAATGCTATGGTTAAGATATGA
- a CDS encoding NAD(P)-binding domain-containing protein, which yields MKKLDLIIIGAGPTGIACAVEAKLKNKKLLLLEKTSLICQTLVQYYKDGKRVDKAYKGCEGTNYGHIPFEDGTKESTIACFEEALKTHNIEVEFNSEVESVKKQDEGFIVQTAKESYLCNNIIIAIGRMGKPNKPDYKLPMTLTKMINFNANSVLGNEKILVVGGGNSAAEYAVDLANNNKITLCYRKKEFTRLNDINLSDIMEAGNLGKVELKLGVDISEVLDENGKAKVCFNDGSIELYDRIIYAIGGSTPLDFLQKCGVNVDDKGVPLMDANKQTNVSGIFVAGDIATKNGASIVTGLNDAFRIVEHLR from the coding sequence ATGAAAAAACTCGATTTGATTATTATCGGTGCTGGTCCTACTGGAATTGCTTGTGCTGTGGAGGCAAAGCTTAAAAATAAAAAGCTTTTGCTTTTAGAAAAGACGAGTTTGATTTGTCAAACTTTAGTGCAGTATTATAAAGATGGCAAACGCGTGGATAAGGCTTATAAGGGTTGTGAGGGGACAAATTACGGGCATATTCCTTTTGAAGACGGCACGAAAGAAAGCACGATAGCGTGTTTTGAAGAAGCTTTAAAAACGCATAATATCGAGGTGGAATTTAATAGCGAAGTCGAAAGCGTGAAAAAGCAAGATGAGGGTTTTATCGTCCAAACGGCAAAAGAATCCTATTTGTGTAACAATATCATCATTGCCATCGGGCGTATGGGTAAGCCAAATAAGCCTGATTATAAACTACCTATGACTTTGACTAAAATGATTAATTTTAACGCAAATTCCGTGCTAGGAAATGAAAAAATCCTTGTTGTTGGTGGGGGAAATTCTGCGGCTGAGTATGCTGTGGATTTGGCAAATAATAATAAAATTACACTTTGTTACCGCAAAAAGGAATTCACAAGGTTAAATGATATTAATTTAAGTGATATTATGGAGGCTGGAAATTTGGGCAAGGTCGAGTTAAAACTTGGCGTGGATATTAGCGAGGTGCTAGATGAAAATGGCAAGGCTAAAGTGTGCTTTAATGACGGCTCTATTGAGCTTTATGATAGAATTATTTACGCTATCGGCGGTTCAACTCCGCTTGATTTTTTGCAAAAATGCGGTGTTAATGTCGATGATAAAGGTGTGCCTTTAATGGATGCAAATAAGCAAACTAATGTGAGTGGGATTTTTGTCGCTGGTGATATCGCGACTAAAAATGGTGCAAGTATCGTTACGGGCTTAAATGATGCGTTTAGGATTGTCGAGCATTTAAGATAG
- the hemW gene encoding radical SAM family heme chaperone HemW — protein sequence MHFYIHIPFCESKCHYCSFTSLKKKDYEEAYFNALLKDLNYQISYFKLAKNSIKTLFIGGGTPSVVDVKFYEKIFKTLTPFLEEKAEISCEANPNSGNFNWLKNMKELGINRISFGAQSFNEKKLQFLGRTHSSKAIFESLENAKKAGFKNVNLDMIYDTKLDDKKMLKFELFHLEKTKQLIKHLSAYHLSIEENTAFSKLFHYKKNAPNLMRYFIKGIENLGFKQYEISNFSKNKPCLHNLSYWQGKNYLSAGLSGVGFYENQRFYTHKNLKEYIKEPCFRKIEHLSLEDLNLERLFLGLRSVVGVKENSLNNAQKTKAKLLLKAKKLEFEKGRYFNKNFLLSDELALFISS from the coding sequence ATGCATTTTTATATTCATATTCCTTTTTGCGAAAGTAAATGTCATTATTGTTCTTTTACCTCTTTAAAGAAAAAAGATTATGAAGAAGCGTATTTTAACGCTTTGCTAAAGGATTTGAACTATCAAATTTCTTATTTTAAATTAGCTAAAAATTCTATCAAAACGCTTTTTATAGGCGGTGGCACTCCAAGCGTAGTAGATGTGAAATTTTATGAAAAAATCTTTAAAACCCTCACACCTTTCTTAGAGGAAAAAGCTGAAATAAGCTGTGAGGCAAACCCAAATTCAGGCAATTTCAACTGGCTTAAAAATATGAAAGAACTAGGCATTAACCGCATTTCTTTTGGAGCGCAAAGTTTTAACGAAAAAAAACTTCAATTCTTGGGACGCACCCACTCATCAAAAGCGATTTTTGAAAGCCTTGAAAATGCTAAAAAAGCAGGATTTAAAAATGTTAATTTGGATATGATTTATGATACTAAGCTAGATGATAAAAAAATGCTTAAATTTGAACTTTTTCATTTAGAAAAAACAAAACAACTCATCAAACATCTTAGCGCATATCATCTTAGCATAGAGGAAAATACGGCTTTTTCTAAACTTTTTCATTATAAAAAAAATGCACCAAATTTAATGCGTTATTTTATAAAAGGCATTGAAAATTTAGGCTTTAAACAATACGAAATTAGCAATTTCTCCAAAAATAAACCCTGCCTTCATAATCTTTCCTACTGGCAAGGCAAAAACTACCTAAGTGCTGGACTTAGCGGGGTAGGATTTTATGAAAATCAAAGATTTTACACGCACAAAAATCTAAAAGAATACATTAAAGAGCCTTGTTTTAGAAAAATAGAGCATTTAAGCTTAGAGGATTTAAATTTAGAACGCTTATTTTTGGGGCTTAGAAGCGTTGTTGGAGTCAAAGAGAATAGCTTAAATAACGCACAAAAAACAAAAGCAAAGCTACTTCTAAAAGCAAAAAAACTCGAATTTGAAAAAGGAAGATATTTTAATAAAAACTTCCTTTTAAGCGATGAATTAGCTCTTTTTATCAGCTCTTAA
- a CDS encoding HobA family DNA replication regulator: MSDFLSWSLENIRNGGASMAWMESRRLEWSPLVASRLKYLLEGRAFILICDEARSWYENYFLQHINANSARPLLPFFSLKSLLGRKIQIKKDDSIDVVLLNDMLEIAFPNGFIYFYIGTARDEKSNIAKSKNDSLLWLFDEQLQNSFYLDSSDKDLDIKLISLYKLFDKSLDAILFSKVSL; encoded by the coding sequence ATGAGTGATTTTTTAAGCTGGAGTTTAGAAAATATACGAAACGGCGGAGCTTCTATGGCGTGGATGGAGAGTCGCCGTTTAGAATGGTCGCCTTTGGTTGCTTCAAGACTTAAATATTTGTTGGAGGGTAGGGCTTTTATTTTAATTTGCGATGAGGCAAGAAGCTGGTATGAGAATTATTTTCTTCAGCATATCAATGCAAATTCGGCTCGTCCGTTGCTTCCTTTTTTTTCTCTTAAGTCTTTGTTGGGGCGTAAAATTCAAATTAAAAAAGATGATAGCATTGATGTCGTTTTGCTTAATGATATGTTAGAAATCGCCTTTCCAAATGGCTTTATTTATTTTTACATTGGCACAGCAAGGGATGAAAAATCCAACATCGCAAAGTCAAAAAACGACAGCCTTCTTTGGCTTTTTGACGAGCAATTACAAAATAGCTTTTATTTAGATTCTAGTGATAAGGATTTGGATATTAAGCTTATTAGCCTTTATAAGCTTTTTGATAAGAGTTTGGATGCGATTTTGTTTTCAAAGGTTAGCCTTTGA
- the folP gene encoding dihydropteroate synthase: protein MNFIKLNANSDFNLLCDLIKPHKMGRKIMQEKANLHFIFIENISSPAANILKQDALSIGAELVSDEEVITKHKSSNALLIASKKQILSLIDKEKKQDFKLKSLASFLQKEFIKPKSVKLMAILNINEDSFNPKSRVREEDFEARLNELLDLEPEFIDIGAVSSRPGSFYCGREEEFSRLKNCLDLIYAKNYHTKTIFSLDSFDEYCLEYALNKGFRMINDIMGLKNENLAKLAKNYNAYYCLMHMQNEPHNMQENPNYDNVILEIERFFATKLEILEHYGVKKSILDIGFGFGKSAKHNMILLKNLEHFLQFNKPLLVGASRKGTINFYFKSEVQQRLAGSLFLHLRAYENGASIIRTHDLYEHKQLFALQKAYEEVII, encoded by the coding sequence ATGAACTTTATAAAACTTAACGCAAATAGTGATTTTAATTTACTTTGTGATTTAATTAAGCCACATAAAATGGGGCGTAAGATTATGCAGGAAAAGGCAAATTTACATTTTATTTTTATAGAAAATATCTCCTCTCCTGCGGCAAATATTTTAAAGCAAGATGCTCTTAGCATTGGAGCTGAGTTAGTGAGTGATGAGGAGGTCATCACAAAACATAAAAGCTCTAACGCTCTTTTAATTGCCTCAAAGAAGCAAATTTTAAGTTTGATAGACAAGGAAAAGAAGCAAGATTTTAAGCTAAAAAGCTTGGCAAGTTTTTTGCAAAAAGAATTTATAAAGCCCAAAAGTGTGAAATTAATGGCGATTTTAAATATTAACGAAGATAGTTTTAATCCTAAGAGTCGCGTTAGGGAAGAGGATTTTGAGGCAAGATTAAACGAGCTTTTGGATTTAGAGCCTGAATTTATCGATATAGGTGCGGTAAGCTCAAGACCTGGGAGTTTTTATTGCGGTAGAGAAGAGGAATTTTCGCGTCTTAAAAATTGCCTTGATTTAATTTATGCGAAAAATTATCACACAAAGACTATTTTTAGTTTAGATAGCTTTGATGAATACTGTCTTGAATATGCCTTAAATAAGGGCTTTAGAATGATTAATGACATTATGGGACTTAAAAATGAAAATTTGGCAAAATTAGCGAAAAATTACAATGCGTATTATTGTCTTATGCATATGCAAAACGAACCGCACAATATGCAAGAAAATCCAAATTATGATAATGTGATTTTAGAAATTGAGCGATTTTTTGCAACTAAGCTTGAAATTTTAGAGCATTATGGAGTGAAAAAAAGCATTTTAGATATAGGTTTTGGCTTTGGAAAAAGTGCAAAGCATAATATGATTTTGTTAAAAAATTTGGAGCATTTTTTACAATTTAACAAACCTTTGCTTGTGGGTGCAAGTCGTAAAGGCACGATTAATTTTTACTTTAAGAGCGAGGTGCAGCAGCGTTTGGCTGGAAGTTTATTTTTGCATTTAAGGGCTTATGAAAATGGTGCTAGCATTATTAGAACGCACGATTTATACGAGCATAAGCAGCTTTTTGCACTTCAAAAGGCTTACGAGGAAGTGATAATATGA